From one Sphingobacteriales bacterium genomic stretch:
- a CDS encoding acyl-CoA desaturase, producing the protein MYILVFFILHWFLSVFFQTAFLHRYASHKMFTTGAFREKVFHFMTWMSQGSSYLVPRAYAVMHRMHHDFSDTEKDPHSPHFFKDVFSMMIKTKTIYTGFVTGKLTAASKYCHDLPVWEKFESFAGHYATRIAWGLFYIAFYLIVIIKCDLTYFWLLLLPVHFLMGPIHGAIVNWCGHKYGYANFDNQDKSKNTEPLGILLMGELFQNNHHKFPNSANFAKKWFEFDPTYIVLILMNYAGIIRLVKK; encoded by the coding sequence ATTTACATTTTAGTATTCTTCATTCTTCACTGGTTCTTATCCGTCTTTTTCCAAACCGCTTTTCTGCACCGTTATGCATCCCACAAGATGTTCACCACCGGCGCATTCAGGGAAAAAGTCTTTCATTTCATGACCTGGATGTCACAGGGTTCTTCCTACCTGGTTCCAAGGGCGTATGCCGTCATGCACCGCATGCACCATGACTTCAGCGATACCGAAAAAGACCCGCACTCACCACATTTTTTCAAAGATGTCTTTTCCATGATGATAAAAACAAAAACCATTTATACAGGATTTGTAACAGGAAAACTGACTGCAGCATCAAAATACTGCCACGACTTACCGGTTTGGGAGAAATTTGAATCCTTTGCAGGTCATTATGCCACCCGTATCGCATGGGGGTTGTTTTATATCGCTTTTTACCTCATTGTGATAATAAAATGTGACTTAACCTATTTCTGGTTATTGTTGCTTCCTGTACATTTTTTAATGGGACCTATTCACGGTGCTATTGTCAACTGGTGCGGACATAAATACGGCTATGCCAATTTTGACAATCAGGACAAATCAAAAAATACAGAACCACTTGGTATCTTACTGATGGGTGAATTATTCCAAAACAATCATCACAAATTCCCGAATTCCGCCAATTTCGCAAAAAAATGGTTTGAATTTGATCCCACCTATATCGTATTAATCCTGATGAATTATGCAGGGATAATAAGACTGGTCAAAAAATAA